A window of Streptomyces broussonetiae genomic DNA:
TGCCCGCCTCGGCGCCCCGCGCCATCCCGCTGACCGGCGCGTCCAGCCGGCGTACCCGCCGTGCGTCGAGCACCTCGGCCGCGATCCGCTCGGCGGTGGCGGGAGTGGAGGTCGACATGTCGATCCACAGCGCGCCCTCGGGCAGCGCGTCGGCCGCCCCGCCGCGCAGCAGCACGTCCTCCACGACGCGCGGGTTGGGCAGCATGGTGATCAGGAACTCGGCCTCCCGGGCGCAGTCTGCGGGGGAGTCCGCCCAGCGCGCGCCGAGCGCGAGATGTTCGGCGGCGGCCTCGGGCCGGCTGTCGTGCACGGTGACCAGATGTCCCGCGTGGATCAGGTGGCGGGCCATGTGGCGTCCCATGTTGCCCAGGCCGATGAAACCGATCCTCATCAGTTGTCCTCGCTGAGAAGAGAAGAAAAGAAGAAGAGAAGAAGAGACAGGAGAGGGTGTGTTCGCCGGGTCAGGCGAGGTTGATCCACGTCGTCTTGAGCGCCGTGTACGCGTCGAGCGCGTGCAGGGACTTGTCGCGGCCCGCGCCGGTCGCCTTGAAGCCGCCGAACGGGGTGATGACGTCGCTGGCGTCGAAGGTGTTGATCCACACGGTGCCGGCCCGCAGCCGCCGTGCCGTGCGGTGGGCCACGGTCACGTCCCGGGTCCACACCGAGGCGACGAGCCCGAAGTCGCTGTGGTTCGCGAGCCGTACGCCCTCGGCGTTGTCGTCGGAGTCGTCGTCGTACGACACGACGGCGAGCACGGGCCCGAAGATCTCCTCCTGCGCGACCACGGAGGAGTTGGCCACCCCGTCCAGCACCGTCGGCTCCACATAGCTGCCGCCGGTCTCGGTGAGCACCCGGTTGCCGCCGAGCAGCACGGTGGCGCCGTCCGCGGTGCCGCGCTCGATGTAGCCGAGGATCTTGGCGAGCTGGGCCTCGTCCACGATCGGGCCCAGCACCGTGGCCGGGTCGAGCGGGTCGCCGACCCGGAAGGTGTCGACGGTGATCCGGCGTACGGCGGCGAGGAGTTCGTCCTTGACGGAGGAGTGCACGACGACCCGGGAGCCCGCGTTGCACGTCTGGCCCGCGTTGTAGAAGATGCCCCAGGCCACGGCGGACGCGGCGGCCTCGATGTCGGCGTCCGCCAGCACGAGTTGCGGCGACTTGCCGCCCGCCTCGACGGCGATCTGCTTGCCGTTGGACTCGCCCGCGTACACCTGGAAGAGCCGGGCCACCTCCGCCGAGCCGGTGAAGGCGATCTTGTCGACATCGGGGTGCCGGCCGAGCGCCTGCCCGGCCACCTCGCCCCGGCCGGGGACGACGTTGAACACCCCGTCCGGCAGCCCCGCCTCGGTGGCGAGCGCGGCCAGCCGCAGCGTGGCGAGCGAGGTCTGCTCGGCGGGCTTGAGCACCACGCTGTTGCCGGTGGCGAGCGCCGGCCCCAGCTTCCAACTGGCGATCAGCAGCGCGTAGTTCCACGGGACGACGGCGCCGACGACGCCGAGGGGCTCCCGGGTGATCAGCGCGAGCGCGTCCCCGGGAGTGGGGGCGACCTCGTCGTAGGTCTTGTCGATCGTCTCCGCGTACCAGCGGATCGTCTCCGCGGCCTTGGCCACGTCCACGCGCAGCGACTCGGTGATCGGCTTGCCCATCTCCAGCGTGTCGAGCAGCGCCAGTTCCTCGGCGTTCACCTCGATCAGCTCCGCCCAGCGCAGCAGGATCCGCTTGCGCTCCTTGGGCGCGAGATCGCGCCAGCGGCCGTCCTCGAAGGCGGCCCGGGCCGAGCGCACGGCCCGGTCGACGTCCTCGGCGGAGCCGGCCTGCACCTGCGCCAGTACCTTCCCGTCGCGTGGCGAGACGCTCGGGAAACGGTCGGCGCAGGCGGCGTCCGCGAAGGCGCCGTCGATGTAGGGGCGGGTCTCGGGGACGAGCTTGTCGGCCGCGGCCCGCCACTCGTCGTACGAGCGCCCCAGCAACTCCTCGATCATGTACGTCACTTCACCCTCCAGCGGTCGATCGCTTCCTCGTCCAGCTGCACACCCAGCCCCGGCCGGTCCGGCACCTCCAGGCAGCCGTCGGCGTCCACCCCGACGGGCTCGGCGAGCATGAAGTCGCGCCGCTCGGGGGTCCAGCCGGGCGGGTCGTAGGGGAACTCGAAGTACGGGCCGCCGCCGACACCCGCCGACACATGGAGGTTGGCGAGCACGCCGATGCCGTTCGTCCAGCTGTGCGGGGTGAACTGCCGGTGCTTGAGCTGGGCCAGCTCGGCGAGCGTACGGGCGCGGTGCATGCCGATCGCGAGGACGACGTCCATCTGGTAGACGTCGAGAGCGTCCTCCTCCAGATAACGCAGCAGCTCGGGCACCGAATGGTGCATCTCGCCGGCCGCGATGCGCACGCCGGGGTTCTCGGCGCGCAGCCGCTTGAACCCGTCCAGGTCCGCGTAGGGCAGCGGCTCCTCGACCCAGAACACGTCCAACTCGGCGAGCCGGGCGATGGTCCTGCGGGTGCTGGCGAGGTCGGAGGCGTTCGCGGTGTCGCCCGCCATCCGCCAGGACTGGTTCAGATCGACCATGATGTCGAAGTCGTCGCCCAGTTCCTCGCGCACCGCACGGACCGCGGCCACGCCCTCGTCGACCCGGTCCC
This region includes:
- a CDS encoding aldehyde dehydrogenase, encoding MIEELLGRSYDEWRAAADKLVPETRPYIDGAFADAACADRFPSVSPRDGKVLAQVQAGSAEDVDRAVRSARAAFEDGRWRDLAPKERKRILLRWAELIEVNAEELALLDTLEMGKPITESLRVDVAKAAETIRWYAETIDKTYDEVAPTPGDALALITREPLGVVGAVVPWNYALLIASWKLGPALATGNSVVLKPAEQTSLATLRLAALATEAGLPDGVFNVVPGRGEVAGQALGRHPDVDKIAFTGSAEVARLFQVYAGESNGKQIAVEAGGKSPQLVLADADIEAAASAVAWGIFYNAGQTCNAGSRVVVHSSVKDELLAAVRRITVDTFRVGDPLDPATVLGPIVDEAQLAKILGYIERGTADGATVLLGGNRVLTETGGSYVEPTVLDGVANSSVVAQEEIFGPVLAVVSYDDDSDDNAEGVRLANHSDFGLVASVWTRDVTVAHRTARRLRAGTVWINTFDASDVITPFGGFKATGAGRDKSLHALDAYTALKTTWINLA
- a CDS encoding mandelate racemase/muconate lactonizing enzyme family protein, coding for MKITDITLDRLRLELDPPFRAAWDPVPRRHFDATIVRVHTDEGVTGIGSGDLMDGFETYKHLFVGEDPLDITRHVRAIETASFHGAPYWPLEAALWDIIGKVHGRPVSELFGNAAKRLPAYASSGELKSPEERVATALKVREAGFRAMKIRIDRDRVDEGVAAVRAVREELGDDFDIMVDLNQSWRMAGDTANASDLASTRRTIARLAELDVFWVEEPLPYADLDGFKRLRAENPGVRIAAGEMHHSVPELLRYLEEDALDVYQMDVVLAIGMHRARTLAELAQLKHRQFTPHSWTNGIGVLANLHVSAGVGGGPYFEFPYDPPGWTPERRDFMLAEPVGVDADGCLEVPDRPGLGVQLDEEAIDRWRVK